One Natronomonas moolapensis 8.8.11 genomic region harbors:
- a CDS encoding metal ABC transporter substrate-binding protein, which translates to MLHRNGRSPRVSRRGFLAAGAGAAVGSAGCLGGAGGVAAPDGGPVAVASFFTFYDFARRVAEETPIRVENLVPTGLHGHGWDPDPSITRRIVDADAFVNVGPGFQPWADRALRTARDDGAGTVSIDVREGIDLLDLADTVGDEEATEGGKDPHFWLDPELAKQSVDNVAEGLAELAPDHRDALEDNAERVASELDDVDAEWAALFESAERDVVFLAAHNAFEYVGRRYGATIQPLVTNLAAEGDVRPADVQRAQDTIAEHDIRYIGAAVFEPRRPARQLREATGVEAYYPVTPYAGITAQWADRGWGYVDIARNINMPTFEAVLDAREPDADFDAEWRNFE; encoded by the coding sequence ATGTTACACCGAAACGGGCGCTCACCCCGCGTCTCGCGCCGGGGGTTCCTCGCGGCGGGCGCGGGCGCGGCGGTCGGTTCCGCCGGCTGTCTCGGCGGCGCCGGCGGAGTCGCGGCCCCCGATGGCGGTCCCGTCGCAGTCGCATCGTTTTTTACGTTCTACGATTTCGCGCGGCGGGTCGCCGAGGAGACGCCGATACGGGTCGAGAACCTCGTGCCGACCGGCCTCCACGGCCACGGCTGGGACCCGGATCCCTCGATCACCCGACGGATCGTCGACGCGGACGCCTTCGTCAACGTCGGGCCGGGGTTTCAGCCGTGGGCGGACCGCGCCCTCCGAACCGCCCGCGACGACGGCGCGGGGACGGTCTCGATCGACGTCCGCGAGGGGATCGACCTACTCGACCTCGCCGACACCGTCGGCGACGAGGAGGCGACCGAGGGAGGGAAGGATCCGCACTTCTGGCTCGATCCGGAGCTGGCCAAACAGTCGGTCGACAACGTCGCCGAGGGGCTCGCCGAGCTCGCGCCCGACCACCGGGACGCACTCGAGGACAACGCCGAGAGGGTCGCCTCGGAGCTGGACGACGTCGACGCCGAGTGGGCGGCCCTCTTCGAGAGCGCCGAACGCGACGTCGTCTTCCTCGCGGCGCACAACGCCTTCGAGTACGTCGGCCGGCGGTACGGAGCGACGATTCAGCCGCTCGTGACGAATCTCGCCGCGGAGGGCGACGTCCGGCCGGCGGACGTCCAGCGCGCCCAGGACACCATCGCCGAACACGACATCCGATACATCGGCGCGGCGGTGTTCGAGCCCCGCCGACCCGCCCGACAACTCCGCGAGGCGACGGGCGTCGAGGCGTACTACCCCGTCACGCCGTACGCCGGGATCACCGCACAGTGGGCCGACCGCGGGTGGGGGTACGTCGACATCGCGCGCAACATCAATATGCCGACGTTCGAGGCCGTCCTCGACGCCAGGGAACCGGACGCCGACTTCGACGCCGAGTGGCGGAACTTCGAGTGA
- a CDS encoding metal ABC transporter ATP-binding protein has product MSLVELDGVSFGYTASPVVRDVSLAVESGEYVGVVGPNGSGKSTLLRLVLGLHEPDSGSARLFDSPAGAFAERDRVGYVAQDVTENATKMPITVAEVVLMGRFPHAGFGRIGPEDRAKARDALETVGIDHLADRRISKLSGGQRQRAYIARALAGEADLLVLDEPTVGVDAESVDAFFELLDGFNREGMTVLLVEHDIGAVLDHAGRVVCLNREVYFDGPPAEFADSDALERAYGTTVRRDGDVTVA; this is encoded by the coding sequence ATGAGCCTCGTGGAACTCGACGGCGTCTCCTTCGGCTACACCGCGAGTCCCGTCGTCCGGGACGTCTCACTGGCGGTCGAATCGGGCGAGTACGTCGGCGTCGTCGGCCCGAACGGCTCCGGCAAGAGCACGCTGCTCCGGCTGGTTCTGGGGCTGCACGAGCCGGATTCGGGATCGGCACGGCTCTTCGACAGCCCCGCCGGCGCCTTCGCCGAGCGCGACCGCGTCGGCTACGTCGCCCAGGACGTCACGGAGAACGCGACGAAGATGCCGATCACCGTCGCCGAGGTCGTCCTCATGGGGCGGTTCCCACACGCCGGGTTCGGCCGTATCGGCCCCGAGGACCGGGCGAAAGCCCGGGACGCGCTCGAGACTGTCGGGATCGACCACCTCGCCGACAGACGGATCTCGAAGCTCTCCGGCGGGCAGCGCCAGCGCGCCTACATCGCCCGCGCGCTCGCCGGGGAGGCCGACCTGCTCGTTCTCGACGAGCCGACCGTCGGCGTCGACGCCGAATCGGTCGACGCCTTCTTCGAGTTGCTCGACGGGTTCAACCGCGAGGGGATGACGGTCCTGCTCGTCGAACACGACATCGGGGCGGTACTCGACCACGCCGGGCGCGTGGTCTGTCTGAACCGCGAGGTGTACTTCGACGGCCCGCCCGCCGAGTTCGCCGACAGCGACGCCCTGGAGCGGGCCTACGGAACCACCGTCCGACGCGACGGGGACGTGACCGTCGCATGA
- a CDS encoding metal ABC transporter permease, with amino-acid sequence MIGTRLAPAVVGLPYDASVWLLDRWSDLLLAVADRTGLVMLEYGFMHRAFLVGMLIAVMAPLIGTFLVHRQLALIGDALAHTAFAGVAVGLFVNATLGTGISPYLTAVVVAMIAALAIELISEVTDAYNDVSMAIVLSTGFALGAVLISLNSGGLAVGVNQYLFGNLSTVTNENTVLLVGLFSVITLVVGATYKQLLYVTFDETAARVAGIDVRWYNRVVAMLTAMVVVGAMQIMGVILVAAMLVVPVAGAAQLARSFREALLASVVLAELAVLVGITLSFYYGTTAGGTIVLVAVGIYIAAVLAGKLGADRAVETGSTPEEGSVE; translated from the coding sequence ATGATCGGGACTCGCCTCGCGCCCGCCGTCGTCGGGCTTCCCTACGACGCGTCGGTGTGGCTGCTCGATCGCTGGAGCGACCTCCTGTTGGCCGTCGCCGACCGGACCGGCCTCGTGATGCTCGAGTACGGCTTCATGCACCGGGCGTTCCTCGTGGGGATGCTCATCGCGGTGATGGCCCCGCTGATCGGCACCTTCCTCGTCCACCGACAACTCGCGTTGATCGGGGACGCGCTGGCCCACACCGCCTTCGCCGGCGTCGCCGTCGGACTGTTCGTCAACGCGACCCTCGGGACGGGAATCTCGCCGTACCTCACGGCCGTCGTCGTCGCCATGATCGCCGCGCTCGCGATCGAGTTGATTTCGGAGGTGACCGACGCCTACAACGACGTCTCGATGGCGATCGTGCTCTCGACGGGCTTCGCGTTGGGGGCGGTACTCATCAGCCTCAACTCCGGCGGCCTCGCCGTCGGCGTCAACCAGTACCTCTTCGGGAACCTCTCGACGGTCACGAACGAGAACACGGTCCTCCTCGTTGGGCTGTTCTCGGTCATCACCCTCGTCGTCGGCGCGACGTACAAACAGCTGCTCTACGTCACCTTCGACGAGACGGCCGCCCGGGTCGCCGGGATCGACGTCCGCTGGTACAACCGGGTCGTCGCGATGCTCACGGCGATGGTCGTCGTCGGCGCGATGCAGATCATGGGCGTGATCCTCGTCGCCGCGATGCTGGTCGTTCCGGTGGCCGGCGCGGCGCAACTCGCCCGGAGCTTCCGGGAGGCGCTGCTCGCGTCGGTCGTCCTGGCCGAACTCGCGGTACTGGTCGGCATCACGCTCTCGTTTTATTACGGGACGACCGCGGGCGGGACCATCGTCCTCGTCGCCGTCGGGATTTATATCGCCGCCGTCCTCGCCGGCAAACTCGGCGCGGACCGCGCCGTCGAGACCGGATCGACCCCCGAAGAGGGGTCGGTCGAGTGA
- a CDS encoding urease accessory protein UreF, whose product MSDASFLTAMRLADSFLPVGTYTASYGIEQYVNEGHVEAAAELGDLIEGYLRRIVGPADTVALANAHAAAATDSLAGVLEADERLHAATLPAEFRTSATKGGHKLLELLGETDPALFDPDGCVLAAYADAVDSGETPGSYPVALGVVAESAGIDRRTACLVGAYSFVTELLGAAQRLGRFGHTDVQAQLRRLLAVVESVCERYADADIESLASFAPLAETMGMAHERADRRLFMS is encoded by the coding sequence ATGAGTGACGCCTCTTTCCTCACCGCGATGCGGCTGGCGGACTCGTTTCTGCCGGTCGGGACCTACACCGCCTCTTACGGGATCGAGCAGTACGTCAACGAGGGGCACGTCGAGGCGGCCGCCGAACTCGGCGACCTGATCGAGGGGTATCTCCGGCGGATCGTCGGCCCGGCCGACACGGTCGCGCTGGCGAACGCCCACGCCGCCGCGGCGACGGACTCGCTGGCGGGGGTCCTCGAGGCCGACGAGCGCCTCCACGCCGCGACGCTGCCGGCCGAGTTCCGAACGAGCGCAACCAAGGGCGGACACAAGCTGCTCGAGTTGCTCGGCGAGACGGATCCGGCGCTGTTCGATCCTGACGGCTGCGTCCTCGCGGCCTACGCCGACGCGGTCGACTCCGGCGAGACTCCCGGTAGCTACCCGGTCGCTCTGGGCGTCGTCGCGGAGTCGGCGGGGATCGACCGACGGACGGCGTGTCTCGTCGGCGCGTACTCGTTCGTGACGGAGCTGCTCGGGGCGGCCCAGCGGCTCGGACGCTTCGGCCACACCGACGTTCAAGCGCAGTTGCGTCGGCTGCTCGCCGTCGTCGAGTCGGTCTGCGAGCGCTACGCCGACGCCGACATCGAGTCGCTCGCCTCCTTCGCGCCGCTGGCGGAGACGATGGGGATGGCCCACGAGCGCGCCGATCGGCGGCTGTTCATGAGCTGA
- the ureE gene encoding urease accessory protein UreE, which yields MRRIDGVVGNRHDDPDLEARIAAHEDADTLEYVRIDSGERKKSRLRVETDAGTDLGIVVHGGELRSGDVLFVDDDAAAVVAFETREAFVVELPAPTAATLAAAAEFGHRVGNQHWDVAVEDGAVYVPVDAERRILEDVLGPYVPEGARTRYEEVEAELFVDDGGESAGGEHEHAHGGETDHSHGGETDHSHGGETDHSHGGETDHSHGGETDHNHDHGDGSDHDHDYATQHGDEDHDADE from the coding sequence ATGCGGCGGATCGACGGCGTCGTCGGGAACCGCCACGACGACCCCGACCTCGAGGCGCGGATCGCGGCTCACGAGGACGCCGACACCCTCGAGTACGTCCGGATCGACTCGGGCGAGCGCAAGAAGTCCCGCCTCCGGGTCGAAACCGACGCCGGGACCGACCTCGGGATCGTCGTCCACGGTGGGGAACTCCGCTCGGGCGACGTGCTGTTCGTCGACGACGACGCGGCGGCCGTCGTCGCCTTCGAGACGCGGGAGGCGTTCGTCGTCGAGTTGCCGGCCCCGACGGCGGCGACGCTCGCGGCGGCGGCCGAGTTCGGCCACCGGGTCGGCAACCAACACTGGGACGTCGCGGTCGAGGACGGGGCGGTCTACGTCCCCGTCGACGCCGAGCGGCGGATCCTCGAGGACGTGCTCGGGCCGTACGTTCCCGAGGGGGCGCGGACGCGCTACGAGGAGGTCGAGGCCGAACTGTTCGTCGACGACGGGGGCGAGTCGGCCGGCGGGGAACACGAGCACGCCCACGGAGGCGAGACAGATCACAGCCACGGAGGCGAGACGGATCACAGCCACGGAGGCGAGACGGATCACAGCCACGGAGGCGAGACGGATCACAGCCACGGAGGCGAGACGGATCACAACCACGACCACGGCGACGGATCGGACCACGACCACGACTACGCCACCCAGCACGGCGACGAGGACCACGACGCCGATGAGTGA
- a CDS encoding urease accessory protein UreD, with protein MSVVPDAFERYGEERLPQAPAFGPGKDGVFEATLAREPGGETRLLRDYAKVPYHLSGTLDSDPAPGLTTLCLQEPTGGVAQGDRHSLDVTAKDRARARVTTQSATKVHSMHSNYAHLDCALRAGPEAHLEYLPGPTIVNEDARCLQTLSVDLDPTASVVVADVLVPDGLTGQEPFGFDHYHSRLDARCDDRLVCSDAVDLRPAKRDPRDPATVGEFGVVGTLYVLAPAASVGAMADSIHGRLEPMADTQAGVSALAYGAGVSVRILGDRSADVVDALWAAWDETRQALLGVGAPADRRY; from the coding sequence ATGAGCGTCGTTCCCGACGCCTTCGAGCGCTACGGCGAGGAGCGACTCCCGCAGGCGCCCGCCTTCGGTCCCGGCAAGGACGGCGTCTTCGAGGCAACGCTCGCGCGGGAACCGGGCGGTGAGACCAGGCTGTTGCGCGATTACGCGAAGGTGCCGTATCACTTGAGCGGCACCCTCGATAGCGACCCCGCGCCGGGGCTGACGACGCTGTGTCTCCAGGAGCCGACCGGCGGCGTCGCACAGGGGGATCGACACAGCCTCGACGTCACCGCGAAAGACCGAGCTCGCGCGCGCGTGACGACGCAGAGCGCGACGAAGGTCCACAGCATGCACTCGAACTACGCCCACCTCGATTGTGCCCTCCGGGCCGGTCCCGAGGCCCACCTCGAGTACCTGCCGGGGCCGACGATCGTCAACGAGGACGCGCGCTGTCTGCAGACGCTGTCGGTCGATCTCGATCCGACCGCGTCGGTCGTCGTTGCCGACGTGCTCGTCCCCGACGGTCTAACCGGTCAGGAGCCGTTCGGCTTCGATCACTACCACAGCCGCCTCGACGCGCGGTGTGATGACCGACTCGTCTGCTCGGACGCCGTCGACCTGCGGCCCGCCAAACGGGACCCCCGCGACCCGGCGACCGTCGGCGAGTTCGGCGTCGTCGGCACGCTATACGTTCTCGCGCCCGCGGCGTCGGTCGGGGCGATGGCCGATTCGATCCACGGCCGACTCGAACCGATGGCCGACACGCAGGCGGGCGTCTCGGCGCTGGCTTACGGCGCGGGCGTCTCGGTGCGCATTCTCGGGGACCGAAGCGCGGACGTCGTCGACGCGCTGTGGGCCGCCTGGGACGAGACCAGACAGGCACTTCTCGGCGTCGGCGCGCCCGCCGACAGGAGGTACTGA
- the ureG gene encoding urease accessory protein UreG, translated as MSHRDVATVGLGGPVGSGKTALVKRLVPRLEEAGYDVGVIANDIMTQEDADRLRESFEGLIPPDLVAGVETGACPHTGIREDPSMNLAAVDEFTESYPELDVVLLESGGDNLAATFNPELADYFLFVISVAEGDDIPRKRGPGVTQADLLVINKTDLAPHVDADLEVMARDAEAVRGEGPTQFTDCKAEEGIDGVVEHIEDGVLFA; from the coding sequence ATGAGCCACAGAGACGTCGCGACGGTCGGGCTGGGCGGTCCCGTCGGCTCGGGCAAGACCGCACTCGTCAAGCGACTCGTCCCGCGGCTCGAGGAGGCGGGCTACGACGTGGGCGTCATCGCCAACGACATCATGACACAGGAGGACGCCGACCGGCTCAGAGAGTCCTTCGAGGGGCTCATCCCGCCAGATCTGGTGGCGGGCGTCGAAACCGGGGCCTGTCCCCATACCGGCATCCGGGAAGATCCCTCGATGAACCTCGCGGCGGTCGACGAGTTCACCGAGTCGTACCCCGAACTCGACGTGGTGTTACTCGAGAGCGGCGGCGACAATCTCGCGGCGACGTTCAACCCCGAACTCGCCGACTACTTCCTGTTCGTGATCAGCGTCGCGGAGGGCGACGACATCCCCCGAAAGCGCGGTCCCGGAGTGACCCAGGCCGACCTCCTCGTGATCAACAAGACCGACCTCGCGCCGCACGTCGACGCCGACCTCGAGGTGATGGCTCGCGACGCCGAGGCCGTCCGCGGCGAGGGGCCGACGCAGTTCACCGACTGCAAGGCCGAGGAGGGGATCGACGGCGTCGTCGAACACATCGAGGACGGCGTGCTGTTCGCATGA
- a CDS encoding urease subunit gamma, producing the protein MNLSPKEKERLTVFMAAELARRRKERGVQLNHPETVAYISDWACERAREGMSVAEIRREATTLLTREDVMDGVPEMVGMVQVEPMFPDGTKLVTIHDPIRADSPEQLEE; encoded by the coding sequence ATGAACCTCTCACCCAAAGAAAAAGAGCGGCTGACGGTGTTCATGGCGGCCGAACTCGCCCGCCGCCGCAAGGAACGCGGCGTGCAACTCAACCACCCCGAAACGGTGGCGTACATCTCCGATTGGGCCTGCGAGCGCGCCCGCGAGGGGATGTCCGTCGCCGAGATTCGCAGGGAGGCGACGACGCTTCTGACACGCGAAGACGTGATGGACGGCGTTCCCGAGATGGTCGGGATGGTACAGGTCGAGCCGATGTTCCCCGACGGGACGAAGCTCGTGACGATCCACGACCCGATCCGGGCCGACTCGCCCGAACAACTGGAGGAATAG
- the ureC gene encoding urease subunit alpha, giving the protein MTRELPRSEYTDLFGATEGDRLRLGDTELLAEIERDHTTYGDEAVFGGGKTMRDGMGMQSGVTQAEGALDWVFSNAVVIDPILGIEKGDIGVRNGRIAGVGKAGNPDTMDGVDDDLVVGASTDAVPADGLIATPGGLDIHVHFNSTGLFEHALASGITTMFGGGYGGGATTCTPGPENVKRFLQAAEEWPMNVGFYGKGNSSQPDPLYEQIEAGACGLKLHEDWGSTPAVIDTALDVAEETDVQVCIHTDTLNESGFVEKTFDAIDGRAIHTFHIEGAGGGHAPDVLELVGHEHMLPSSTNPSMPYTENTFDEHLDMVMVCHHLNPDVPEDVAFAESRIRAETLAAEDVLHDRGAISMMTSDSQAMGRMAEVIARTWQTADKMKKQRGPLPEDEGTDADNHRIERYVAKYTINPATVAGIDEYVGSLEPGKMADIVLWEPEFFGIKPKYVIKGGFPVYSQMGEANGSLMTCEPVEMRPRAGAAGKAKNALSVSFVSEAAYERGVGDEYGLDAPVRPVRGTRSVRKADMVHNDYCPDDIDIDAQTFEVSIDGEHVTCEPAEEIALAQRYHL; this is encoded by the coding sequence ATGACGCGGGAGCTCCCCCGCAGCGAGTACACGGACCTCTTCGGTGCGACCGAGGGCGACCGCCTCCGGCTCGGCGACACCGAGCTGTTGGCGGAGATCGAACGCGACCACACCACCTACGGCGACGAGGCGGTCTTCGGCGGCGGCAAGACGATGCGCGACGGCATGGGGATGCAGTCGGGCGTCACGCAGGCCGAAGGCGCGCTCGATTGGGTGTTCTCGAACGCCGTCGTGATCGACCCGATCCTCGGGATCGAAAAGGGCGACATCGGCGTCCGGAACGGCCGGATCGCCGGCGTCGGCAAGGCCGGCAACCCCGACACGATGGACGGCGTCGACGACGACCTCGTCGTCGGGGCGAGCACCGACGCCGTGCCCGCCGACGGCCTCATCGCCACACCGGGCGGGCTCGACATCCACGTCCACTTCAACAGCACGGGGCTGTTCGAGCACGCCCTCGCGAGCGGCATCACGACCATGTTCGGTGGCGGCTACGGCGGCGGCGCGACGACCTGTACGCCCGGTCCCGAGAACGTCAAGCGGTTCCTGCAGGCCGCCGAGGAGTGGCCGATGAACGTCGGCTTCTACGGGAAGGGCAACTCGAGCCAGCCCGACCCCCTCTACGAGCAGATCGAGGCGGGCGCGTGCGGGCTCAAACTCCACGAGGACTGGGGGTCGACGCCCGCGGTGATCGACACTGCCCTCGACGTCGCCGAGGAGACGGACGTCCAGGTGTGTATCCACACCGACACGCTCAACGAGTCCGGCTTCGTCGAGAAGACTTTCGACGCCATCGACGGGCGGGCGATCCACACCTTCCACATCGAGGGTGCGGGCGGCGGGCACGCCCCCGACGTCCTCGAGTTGGTCGGCCACGAGCACATGCTGCCGTCGTCGACGAACCCTTCGATGCCCTACACGGAGAACACCTTCGACGAACACCTCGACATGGTGATGGTCTGTCACCACCTCAACCCCGACGTCCCCGAAGACGTCGCTTTCGCCGAGTCGAGGATCCGCGCGGAGACCCTCGCCGCCGAGGACGTCCTCCACGACCGGGGCGCGATCAGCATGATGACCTCCGATTCGCAGGCGATGGGCCGGATGGCGGAGGTCATCGCGAGGACCTGGCAGACCGCCGATAAGATGAAGAAACAGCGCGGCCCCCTGCCCGAAGACGAAGGGACCGACGCGGACAACCACCGGATCGAGCGCTACGTTGCCAAGTACACCATCAACCCCGCGACGGTCGCGGGGATCGACGAGTACGTCGGCTCGCTCGAGCCCGGTAAGATGGCCGACATCGTGCTGTGGGAACCGGAGTTCTTCGGCATCAAGCCGAAGTACGTCATCAAGGGCGGCTTCCCGGTGTACAGCCAGATGGGCGAGGCCAACGGCTCGCTCATGACGTGCGAGCCCGTCGAGATGCGCCCCCGGGCCGGAGCCGCGGGGAAAGCCAAGAACGCGTTGTCGGTGTCGTTCGTCAGCGAGGCCGCCTACGAGCGCGGCGTCGGCGACGAGTACGGCCTCGACGCGCCGGTTCGGCCAGTCCGGGGGACGCGGTCGGTGCGGAAAGCCGACATGGTCCACAACGATTACTGCCCCGACGACATCGACATCGACGCCCAGACATTCGAGGTATCGATCGACGGCGAGCACGTGACCTGTGAGCCGGCCGAGGAGATAGCACTTGCACAGCGATATCATTTATAA
- a CDS encoding urease subunit beta, whose amino-acid sequence MSDRVPGELLPADDPIEINAGRETATVTIENTGDRPVQVGSHFHFFETNPELEFDREAAYGMRLNVPAGTAIRFEPGSERDVELVAIGGDRIVHGMGGLVGGDLDDEDVRERALERAAEAGYRGVER is encoded by the coding sequence GTGAGCGACCGTGTCCCCGGCGAGTTGCTCCCCGCCGACGATCCGATCGAGATCAACGCCGGACGGGAGACGGCGACGGTGACCATCGAGAACACCGGCGACCGGCCCGTCCAGGTCGGCTCGCACTTTCACTTCTTCGAGACCAACCCCGAACTCGAGTTCGACCGGGAGGCGGCCTACGGGATGCGGCTGAACGTCCCCGCGGGGACCGCGATCCGGTTCGAACCGGGCAGCGAGCGCGACGTCGAGTTGGTCGCGATCGGCGGCGACCGGATCGTCCACGGGATGGGCGGGCTCGTCGGGGGCGACCTCGACGACGAGGACGTCCGCGAGCGCGCGCTCGAACGCGCCGCCGAGGCCGGCTACCGGGGGGTCGAGCGATGA
- a CDS encoding urea ABC transporter substrate-binding protein, with protein MRERVSRRSLLASGAAGIGAALAGCSGNGGGNGNGNGGSGGPTVGILEDRSGNFQLNGTSKWQATRLAIEEINEDGGLLGEEIEIVDPDPQSDNSRYQELTERLILQDQVDALWAGYSSATREAIRPIINENEQLYFYTTQYEGGVCDNTIFPVGATARQQLGIVTPYLAEEFGDDIYIIAADYNFGQLSGDWVNVLAQENGYNIVGEEYIPLDETDFSSVINRIQNEDPDFIMSMLVGANHENFYDQRATNNMEDIPIGTSTTLAQGHEHIRYDPPALTNVYAGVSYMEELGDLREGENFVEDFYDRWPDANYLNQEAQNNYFSVYLWAEAVEEAGTFDQQEVISVLEEGRDISAPSGELTLDGATHHMEHEMRVGVCDENHEISFTNNERIGPSFLRSEVEGGDGCDLREEDKTTQYVPGDVYDL; from the coding sequence ATGCGTGAGCGCGTCTCCCGTCGGAGCCTGCTCGCCTCGGGGGCGGCCGGCATCGGGGCCGCCCTCGCGGGCTGTTCGGGCAACGGGGGCGGCAACGGCAACGGTAACGGCGGGAGTGGCGGTCCCACGGTCGGCATCCTCGAGGACCGCTCGGGGAACTTCCAGCTCAACGGGACTTCGAAGTGGCAGGCGACGCGACTCGCCATAGAGGAGATCAACGAGGACGGCGGCCTGCTCGGCGAGGAGATCGAGATCGTCGATCCCGACCCACAGTCCGACAACTCCCGCTACCAGGAGCTCACGGAGCGGCTGATCCTGCAGGACCAGGTGGACGCGCTGTGGGCCGGTTACTCCTCGGCGACCCGGGAGGCGATCCGACCGATCATCAACGAGAACGAACAGCTGTACTTCTACACCACCCAGTACGAGGGCGGCGTCTGCGACAACACGATCTTCCCGGTCGGGGCGACTGCCCGCCAGCAACTCGGGATCGTGACGCCGTACCTGGCCGAGGAGTTCGGCGACGACATCTACATCATCGCCGCCGACTACAACTTCGGCCAGCTTTCGGGCGATTGGGTCAACGTCCTCGCACAGGAGAACGGCTACAACATCGTCGGCGAGGAGTACATTCCGCTCGACGAGACCGACTTCTCGTCGGTCATCAACCGGATTCAAAACGAGGACCCGGACTTCATCATGTCGATGCTCGTGGGCGCGAACCACGAGAACTTCTACGACCAGCGGGCGACGAACAACATGGAGGACATCCCGATCGGGACGTCGACGACCCTGGCGCAGGGCCACGAGCACATCCGCTACGATCCCCCCGCGCTCACGAACGTCTACGCCGGCGTCAGCTACATGGAGGAGCTCGGCGACCTCCGGGAGGGCGAGAACTTCGTCGAGGACTTCTACGACCGATGGCCCGACGCGAACTACCTCAACCAGGAGGCCCAGAACAACTACTTCTCGGTGTACCTGTGGGCCGAGGCCGTCGAGGAGGCCGGCACGTTCGACCAACAGGAGGTCATCAGCGTCCTCGAGGAGGGCCGCGATATCAGCGCGCCCTCGGGCGAACTCACCCTCGACGGGGCGACCCACCACATGGAACACGAGATGCGCGTCGGGGTCTGCGACGAGAACCACGAGATCTCCTTCACCAACAACGAGCGAATCGGCCCGAGCTTCCTCCGCAGCGAGGTCGAGGGCGGCGACGGCTGCGACCTCCGCGAGGAGGACAAGACAACCCAGTACGTCCCGGGCGACGTCTACGACTTGTAG
- the urtB gene encoding urea ABC transporter, permease protein UrtB: protein MTASSAVALFFQFLNSFGFIVLATVGLAIIFGMMGVINLAHGEFILIGVYGTALPYHAGVPLPAAMVAGVLVTTVFGVLIERTVVRHLYDRLLDSMVATWGLALVIAQLLLIVFGSSLDSISTPMGAVSYGPFSSSIYRSVFLPAVALLVLAGLYALFTRTEFGIKARATIEDPETARAMGIDTDRMYVATFAIGSALAGLTGALYAPALGSITPNRGGTFLVEAFVAVVVGGPSVIVGTLSAAGILSVFNATGSFLFGTFIGQMLLLLVAIVALRVLPDGITGYVESWRQRRRAGE, encoded by the coding sequence CTGACCGCCTCGAGCGCCGTTGCGCTGTTCTTCCAGTTCCTGAACAGCTTCGGCTTCATCGTCCTCGCGACGGTGGGCCTCGCCATCATTTTCGGGATGATGGGCGTGATCAACCTCGCCCACGGCGAGTTCATCCTGATCGGCGTCTACGGGACCGCGCTGCCGTACCACGCCGGCGTCCCGCTGCCGGCCGCGATGGTCGCCGGCGTCCTCGTCACTACGGTGTTCGGCGTCCTGATCGAGCGGACGGTCGTCAGACACCTCTACGATCGACTGCTCGACTCGATGGTGGCGACGTGGGGGCTAGCGTTGGTCATCGCACAACTGCTGTTGATCGTCTTCGGATCCAGCCTCGACAGCATCTCCACGCCGATGGGGGCCGTCTCGTACGGGCCCTTTTCGTCGTCGATCTACCGGAGCGTCTTCCTGCCGGCGGTGGCGCTTTTGGTCCTCGCCGGCCTCTACGCGCTGTTCACCCGGACCGAGTTCGGGATCAAGGCGCGGGCCACCATCGAGGACCCCGAGACCGCCCGCGCGATGGGCATCGACACCGACCGGATGTACGTGGCCACGTTCGCCATCGGCTCCGCGCTCGCGGGACTGACGGGCGCGCTGTACGCGCCGGCGCTCGGGTCGATCACCCCGAACCGCGGCGGGACGTTCCTCGTCGAGGCGTTCGTCGCCGTCGTCGTCGGCGGGCCCTCTGTCATCGTCGGCACGCTGTCGGCCGCCGGCATCCTCAGCGTGTTCAATGCGACGGGGAGTTTCCTCTTCGGGACGTTCATCGGCCAGATGCTGCTGTTGCTCGTCGCCATCGTCGCGTTGCGCGTCCTCCCCGACGGGATCACGGGCTACGTCGAAAGCTGGCGGCAACGCCGGAGGGCGGGCGAATGA